A stretch of Saccharothrix texasensis DNA encodes these proteins:
- a CDS encoding mechanosensitive ion channel family protein: MLDVEPTPTPVFDVESTLAVEWWVTNGPKIAEGALRIALTLIIAVVVRFVLRRLIDRMTRGNGGRKPKLLKPLRERAPQALGALVSERREQRAKTIGSVLKSFVTIIVFGVAFIQVLTELGMNPAPILTSAGILGVAIGFGAQNLVKDFLSGMFMMLEDQYGVGDVVDLGPATGTVESVALRITTIRDTNGTVWYVRNGEILRVGNSSQGFAVAVVDLPLGYGANLASATEVLTKAVEDATGEELLAKDVIDKPQVLGVEKVTPEGITMRVTVKVRPGRQWAVQRALRAKLMPALDDAGISLKSS, encoded by the coding sequence GTGCTGGACGTGGAGCCGACGCCGACACCGGTGTTCGACGTGGAGTCGACCCTCGCCGTCGAGTGGTGGGTGACCAACGGTCCCAAGATCGCCGAGGGCGCGTTGCGGATCGCGTTGACGCTGATCATCGCGGTGGTGGTCCGGTTCGTGCTCCGCCGGCTGATCGACCGGATGACCCGGGGCAACGGCGGGCGGAAGCCGAAGCTGCTCAAGCCGCTGCGGGAGCGCGCTCCCCAGGCGCTGGGCGCCCTGGTCTCCGAACGGCGCGAGCAGCGGGCCAAGACCATCGGCTCGGTGCTCAAGTCGTTCGTCACGATCATCGTGTTCGGGGTGGCGTTCATCCAGGTCCTCACCGAGCTGGGCATGAACCCCGCGCCCATCCTGACCTCGGCGGGCATCCTCGGCGTCGCCATCGGCTTCGGCGCGCAGAACCTGGTCAAGGACTTCCTGTCCGGCATGTTCATGATGTTGGAGGACCAGTACGGCGTCGGCGACGTGGTCGACCTCGGTCCCGCGACGGGCACGGTGGAGTCGGTGGCGCTGCGGATCACCACGATCCGCGACACCAACGGCACCGTCTGGTACGTCCGCAACGGCGAGATCCTGCGGGTCGGCAACTCGTCGCAGGGCTTCGCGGTGGCGGTGGTCGACCTGCCGCTCGGGTACGGCGCGAACCTGGCGTCGGCGACCGAGGTGCTCACCAAGGCCGTGGAGGACGCCACGGGCGAGGAGTTGCTGGCCAAGGACGTCATCGACAAGCCGCAGGTGCTCGGCGTGGAGAAGGTCACGCCCGAGGGCATCACCATGCGGGTGACGGTGAAGGTCCGGCCGGGCCGCCAGTGGGCCGTCCAGCGCGCCCTGAGGGCCAAGCTGATGCCCGCGCTGGACGACGCGGGCATCTCGCTCAAGTCGTCCTAG